DNA from Kitasatospora herbaricolor:
GCGCGGCACCCGGCCGGCGAGCCCGGCCCGACACGGCACGCCCGGGCGGGCCCTCCCGCCGGGCGCGGTGGCACGGGCCGTGCAGGCCGCGATCGCGGTCGGTGCCGCCGGAGTCCTGACGATCTGGTGGCAGGGCACGGCCGGAGTGAGCGGCACGGCGGACTGGCTCACCGGCGCCGGGCGGATCACCGGGCTGCTGGCCGGGTACGCCGCCCCGGTCCTGCTGCTCCTGATGGCCCGCATACCCCTGCTGGAACGCGAGGTGGGTGCGGACCGCCTGGCCCGCTGGCACGCGGCCGGCGGTCGCTACCTGGTCGGTCTGGTCGCCGTGCACGTCCTGACCATCACCTGGGGCTACGCGCTGACCGACGGACGCGGGCTGGTCGGTGAGGGTGTGCGGCTGGTGTTCCACTACCCCGAGATGATCAAGGCGACGCTGGCCACCCTGATCATGTTCGGCACCGGCCTGGTGAGCGCGCGGGCCGCCCGCCGCCGGGTGAGCTACGAGGTCTGGTACTACCTGCACCTGGCGACGTACCTGGCCGTGGCACTCGGCTTCGGCCACCAGCTGGCCGACGGCGCCGACCTCGGGGGCGGCCCCGAGCGCGCCGCCTGGTACGCGCTCTACCTGGGCACCGCCGCCCTGCTCGGCTGGTACCGCCTCGCCGTCCCGTTCCTGTGCGACCGCCGTCACCGGATGCGGGTCGCCGAAGTCCGGCCCGAGGGCCCGGGGGTGGTCTCGCTGTTCGTCACCGGCGAGCGCCTGGACCAACTCGGAGCCGAGGCAGGCCAGTTCTTCCGTCTCCAGTTCCAGGCCCCCGGTCTCCGCTGGGCGGCCAACCCGTACTCGCTCTCCGCGCCGCCGCACCCGCGGTACCTGCGCTTCACCGTCAAGGACCTCGGCGGTCACAGTGCCGCCGTCGCCCGGCTGAAGCCCGGCACCCGCGTGCACGCCGAGGGCCCGTACGGAGCGTTCACCGCCGGGCAGCGCCGGGGGCGAAAGGTGCTGCTGCTCGGGGCCGGCGTCGGGATCACCCCGCTACGGGCCCTGTTCGAGACCCTGCCCGGCCGGGTCACCCTCGTCCAGCGCGCCCGCCGGCCGCAGGACGTGCTCTTCCGGGACGAACTGGCGAGCATCGCCGCCGACCGCGGGGCCCGGGCGCACGAACTGCTCGGCACCCGGGCCCGGATCGGCGACCTGGGTGCCGCGCTCAGCGGGCTCGTGCCGGACCTCGCCGCCCACGAGGTCTACCTGTGCGGACCGCCGGCCTTCGCCACCGAGGCCGTACGGGCCCTGCGGACCGCCGGGGTCCGCCGCTCGCGCATCCACCTCGAATCCTTCGAACTCTGACCCGCCGGCTCCGACCCGCCGGCAGTCCCGAACCAC
Protein-coding regions in this window:
- a CDS encoding ferredoxin reductase family protein, which gives rise to MGAPTRTRGTRPASPARHGTPGRALPPGAVARAVQAAIAVGAAGVLTIWWQGTAGVSGTADWLTGAGRITGLLAGYAAPVLLLLMARIPLLEREVGADRLARWHAAGGRYLVGLVAVHVLTITWGYALTDGRGLVGEGVRLVFHYPEMIKATLATLIMFGTGLVSARAARRRVSYEVWYYLHLATYLAVALGFGHQLADGADLGGGPERAAWYALYLGTAALLGWYRLAVPFLCDRRHRMRVAEVRPEGPGVVSLFVTGERLDQLGAEAGQFFRLQFQAPGLRWAANPYSLSAPPHPRYLRFTVKDLGGHSAAVARLKPGTRVHAEGPYGAFTAGQRRGRKVLLLGAGVGITPLRALFETLPGRVTLVQRARRPQDVLFRDELASIAADRGARAHELLGTRARIGDLGAALSGLVPDLAAHEVYLCGPPAFATEAVRALRTAGVRRSRIHLESFEL